Proteins encoded by one window of Vigna radiata var. radiata cultivar VC1973A chromosome 5, Vradiata_ver6, whole genome shotgun sequence:
- the LOC106761542 gene encoding LOW QUALITY PROTEIN: GATA transcription factor 12 (The sequence of the model RefSeq protein was modified relative to this genomic sequence to represent the inferred CDS: inserted 1 base in 1 codon): protein MEAQEFFQNTFYPQFPSDNITPSNTNASTTDHFIVEDFFDFSNSDEAPLIDATFDSLPTDHSSTLTNLDTTTNNSNFSATDAHFSGDLSLPYDDLAELEWLSKFAEESFSSEDLQKLQLISGAGVQKDTTSETRDPNPALFNPQVSVRGKARSKRTRGPPCNWSSRLVVLSPNTMSSESSHSDSGKKVAPRRRDVSEGSSEGRKCLHCATDKTPQWRTGPMGPKTLCNACGVRYKSGRLVPEYRPAASPTFVLTKHSNSHRKVLELRRQKEMVRVQQQQLLHLQHQQNMMFDVPSNGEDYLINQXMGSDFPHLI from the exons ATGGAAGCACAAGAGTTCTTCCAGAACACCTTTTACCCTCAATTCCCCTCCGACAACATCACTCCCTCTAACACCAACGCCTCCACCACTGACCACTTCATCGTCGAAGACTTCTTCGACTTCTCAAACAGCGACGAGGCTCCCCTCATCGAcgccacctttgactctctccCCACTGACCACTCTTCCACCCTAACTAACCTCGACACCACCACCAACAACTCCAATTTCTCCGCCACCGATGCTCATTTCTCCGGTGACCTCTCCCTCCCG TATGATGATCTTGCTGAATTGGAGTGGCTGTCGAAATTCGCCGAGGAATCCTTTTCCAGTGAGGATTTACAGAAGCTGCAGCTGATATCCGGTGCCGGAGTGCAAAAGGACACCACATCGGAAACGCGAGACCCGAACCCGGCTCTGTTCAACCCGCAAGTATCGGTTCGGGGGAAGGCGAGGAGTAAGCGGACTCGTGGGCCACCATGCAATTGGTCGTCTCGACTGGTTGTCCTCTCTCCGAACACAATGTCTTCGGAGTCTTCTCATTCAGACAGCGGTAAGAAGGTCGCCCCGCGGAGGAGGGATGTGAGCGAAGGCAGCAGTGAGGGCAGGAAGTGTCTGCATTGCGCAACGGACAAAACGCCACAGTGGCGGACGGGTCCCATGGGTCCTAAAACACTTTGCAATGCATGCGGCGTGAGGTACAAGTCCGGCAGGCTGGTGCCGGAGTACAGGCCCGCCGCAAGCCCAACCTTCGTGCTGACAAAACACTCGAACTCGCACCGGAAAGTGTTGGAGCTGCGACGGCAGAAGGAAATGGTGAGGGTCCAGCAGCAGCAATTGCTCCATCTGCAACATCAGCAGAACATGATGTTCGATGTTCCATCCAACGGTGAGGATTATTTGATCAATC CAATGGGCTCCGACTTCCCACACCTCATCTAA